The Setaria viridis chromosome 6, Setaria_viridis_v4.0, whole genome shotgun sequence genome includes the window CTTCTGGCAGCTATATAGCAACCACCCTGGTCTGGCTTGTAATATTGCATTGTCTTGATTCATCACAGCAGCTGCAAAAAAAAGTAACGATATGATAGTACATATTAATATTGGGAAAGAGCAATGTCGACCCACAGCTAAATGAGGACGTCCCCTCGACGATCCTTGGGTCTTCCCACCGCAGGTGACCGCCCGGTCCCAGCGTCCACCATCCTCTCCGTCGATCCCTATCCTGCTCCCATGGATCCCTCTCTCTTGGATCAGGAACCAAGTCGTGTTTTCTCCTCAAAGGTACGATCTCTTACTGGCAGTTTGGTGGTTTCCTCTCACTCAGATGAGGTGGACAATTTCTAGTTGATTGCGGATTTTAGCCGTTCAAGGATCAAGCTTTTGGAATCTCCTGTTGGTTGCATTCTTCAATTTGTTCTTGGTGGTTTGCCGAAGCTTTTCTATGTCGTGGAATTGGAAGAAGTTCTATTCAAATCAGTGTCTCCTCCAAGGCTGTTGGTCTTTTGGTGTATGATCTTAAGTCCTTTTTGTGTCCGACTTTCAAGATTTTCTTCCATCTCTGGAATGAAAAGGGTTTATTTGCTGCTAGATCCTCTGTTCTTTATGATAGGGAGCCTCATTTCAAATGGGTCAAAGTCAGTCCTAAGAAGGTGAAATCTTATGTTGAGGCAATTAAAAGTGATATTCCTCTATGTGGTGCTAATTGTGTTCCTTTGAAGTAGAGAATTTCAGCTTTTTCTAGATTGGATTTTTGGCATATCAGTTACTTAGATCTCTGGAGTTCTTTTGGGGCCGTGAAAATTTTGAAGGAAGCAAAGAACACGATAGAATTGGTTAATTCCAATTCAAATGATGTTGATGTGCGCCTTAAACTTGGGCCTTTTTCTTCGCCTAGTTCTCAGCCCGCAAATTGCGCCCCTAGAGTTAATGTGGCTTGCCTGGATTCTTTTATTTCTACGACAAGAAGGGCCATGGGACGGGTATCTTGTTCTAGGTGTTTTTCCAATTCAGATATTAGGCCCATTTGCCGCAACTGGATCAGATGCTCTGCATGCTTTAGGTTGGGACATGCAGCCTTCTTCTGCCGTGTCCCACCTCGATTCTCGAGCCTCAAAGATGGCAAGTTTTTTTCTTCCCAAATTGATCCAGAGCAATGGAGGCTCACCAATCCGGCTGGGTAGTTTAAGTCCAAGCAGTGTATGACATATGGGGTTATGCTCTTTGTGTTCCTAATTGTCAGTGGCACCGGCGATCTGTCTACGAaactgttggtatatttaatgatcacgaataaatccgcaagcgcacggatataccgttgcagcatttcacccaagagtattcccaagggtatcgtattttccAAAGGAatgcgggtaggtcaaaagagatTACTAtgtatcggtgttttagaccgctGGCTAGTGATTGTACACCGCGCTCTACTCACTTccgatggctagcacacaagagataAGGAGTTATACTGCTTTAGGAAGATTCCTATGTCCAGTTTcggcaggagtcgtgttccttggatcaagtgcactAGACTTACAatggggtgcttgcaagcaaggGTTCATGCGATGTGTGGGAGTATGCGTTGAATGCGTGATTGAGAGAAAGGAGGCCCGGTTCCCCTTGTATAGGCCAGGAACCAGGCAACAAtgttgagaaatggagggggtTGTTTGGGGGTCATGGTGTGGTTAGAGTAGCCTCGCGCCAAGGGGGCCTGCTTGTCCTGTCCTCTTGGCTGGTCATGGGCTTCGCACGCCCTGTACGATGGCTCTTGTGCGGCATGGGCTGCTTACGCACAGCCTGACCTACTTCCGCAGCATGCCTCATCCCATCCGTGAACCCTGTGGTAGTGAACGGGACGGAAGCGACTGCTGACGTCCATAACGGAGATGAGTGGGTGAGCCCTAGTCAGTGGCCTGATCGGGGCGTTCTGCTTCCCTCAGCATTCCCCGACCTACCTACGGCCAATCCTCACCGTTATGACCGACACTGGGTCCCGCCTCGCCTGTGGGTTCGTATCGGGTCTGGCGTAGTAGCATGACCTTGAGCCTGACGGGTTGTCTTGGCGGTGAGGATAATGATGATGTTGGGGCGCGTGGGCACGTACGGCCGTGCATGGCCCTATCCTGCAAATTGTCCTGGGCTGTCCAatgggtgtagcctcacccttaGACCCTTGGTTAAAGGTCGTCTCCCTCCACCCGGTCATATCCCCGCACGGTGCGGTCAGAGAGGCCACGCCCCGCATTTAATGCCCCTGGTACAACGCTAGTCTTCCTGAGTCTAGGAGTGGGTGGAGCGCTGTGGGCCCTTTGCGGGCCCCACCCTCAATCTGGCCGGATTGGTGGTTGTGGCCCTCAGCCCCGACCAGGGAAGGTTGGGAGGTGGGCCGCGGTATCTCCTGGGCCACCCCCGCCATACTTCTAGCTGTTGGGCCTTTGGCCTTTTGGTGCCTGGTtgccttagagcaactccaagagttcctcaaaaaattcttccccaaaacgaggtattgggggctatgctaaaaatttttttcctaaaaaatataTCAGCCCACAACAGATCGCTAAAAACTACTCCCCAATAATTTAAAAGAGGCCACGTCATCGGATTGGGCCCATTTAGTATccgttaattttttttctccagtACCAGACCCTGTCAAAAATCTCCGGTACCCTATCACGCCGCTGCCCCGCACGGACGCCGCCAGCCCCCTGTGCGCACGGTGAACAGCTCTGGCGCAGGGGTGAACAGCTCTGGCAGCCCCTGCGCAGGATACCTGGTGCTTCCTACGTCCACGTCCTCCAGCGCTAGATGAAGGTAATGATTAGGCATCAtttgtattttgtttttttttgcgtCACATGCTATAATGAGGATTCTGTCGTAAAGAGGTTTTTTGGCCGCCAATACCTAGGATAAACAGTTGCTTTGATCTCCAACTATAATTCGAGATAGGTGAAAGGGAATTGCTATGAATCGACGAAGCTTTCCGATGCATCTAGTGTTGGATTCGTCGTCAGATGATGATAGTGATGATTTCTTAATCTCTATTACTCATGTGGCCGTGAATGCGAATGAGTCCgatgatgaaacaaaacatcgTGGTTCTATCATAGGTCATCAAGTACTTCAGCGagatagacagacagggcatcaaaggttgtatcaagattatttttcagATGATCCTACGTACGGACATAGTTATTTCAGACGACGGTATGTAAACAATAGATTTATTTGgaccattttttaaaaaaattcatattataCATGTGTCTCATTACTCTTGACATGCAGGTTTCGAATGAGGCGTACACTGTTTGTACGCATATGGAATGCCGTAGAGCAACATGATGAATATTTCGTTCAGAAAAGAAACGCTGCCGGTGTGCTTGGCCTTTCTAGTCCGCAAAAGATTACCGCAGCATTTCGGATGTTAACTTATGGAGTAGTAGCTGATGCTATAGATGATTATATCCGTATTGGTGAGAGTACTGCTATTGAGAGTCTGAGAAGGTTTGTCAGTTTTGTTGTTGAGATTTTTGGAGATGAGTACTTGAGATCACCTAATGAAGATGATACTGCTAGATTACTTGCCATCGGAGAGAGTAGAGGTTTTCCTGGTATGCTTGGGTCGattgattgtatgcattggaggTGGAAAAATTGTCCTTCGGCATGGCAAGGTATGTATACCGGGCATGTGCATGAGCCTACAATTATACTTGAAGCTGTTGCAGATAAAGATCTTTGGATTTGGCATGCTTTCTTTGGGATGCCTGGTTCCCACAACGACATCAACGTTTTGCACCGGTCTTCTTTATTCGCACGGCTAGCTGAAGGTCAAGCTCCAAAGGTGAATTATACCATTAATAATAATGAATATGCAATGGgttattatcttgctgatgTCATATATCCCTCATGGGCTACAATTGTGAAGAGTATACCTGAACCACAAGGTAgcaagaagaaatattttgcaactgCCCAAGAAGCTTGTAGGAAGGACGTGGAACGAGCATTTGGGGTTTTACAGTCTCGTTTCGCTATCGTTAGGGGGGCAGCTCGATTTTGGGATCAAGACACCATCGGACAAATCATGAGGGCTTGTGTCATTATGCACAACATGATAGTTGAGAATGAGCGTGATGAGGGCTTGTGTCATTATGCACAACATGATAGTTGAGAATGAGCGCGATGAGGGAGATGATTTAAATTATGATGGGGTGGGAGAAAAGGTGAATATTTCTCACGATGAAACACCTGAACTTGAGGAGTTTATTAAAAATTACAGGAATATAAGGGACAAAGATATTCACAATCAGCTTCAAGATGACCTCATTGAGCACCTGTGGCAACATCATCCAGACCTCTACAAATGATTGTCTATAGTTCATAGTAATTGTCCGGATTTTTTGCTACGTTATGCTTCAATAATTTTTGTTAcgttatattttttttagtttgagATAAACCATACAGACATACATAATTCTCTttcaataattattattttcatagTCATTCAGTCTCCATGTATTGCTTCTCCAGTGCCAAGTAAATGCGCTACACATCATCTGGTCAATCGGCACTAAACCAAACAAGCCTTGTGATAAGGACATGCTTACGATGCTCAAAATAAGTCCCAGTCTTTCACGGTACTAGCAGCAAATACTTTCACCGagtatttattttcaaaaatagcATAGGCACAAGACCATATCCATGCACTCACGGCAATTAAATTGACATTAATTTATCTCACCAACCACTCACAGAGCGATAGACATATAATAGCTGAGTAAATAGGTTCCAAAGTGAATAAAATAAGTCTGTAGTTGGAAAATAGTTCCTAAATCAACAAAACACAAACATGATAGTAATTAAGCACTAGGCATAGATAGTCGGCTCATGATCTCAGCCCGCAAGAacatgtagtatttcttttgttCATCTGGCATGGTAGTAAGGTCCATGGTCATAATCGTCTCTTCATCCCTCCTTTTCTGCAACTGGACCTCCTGGCTCCTCAGCTCAATaagtagtttttcatttgcaactcgatcctgttcaagagcaactcgatcctgttcaagagcaaatgctttgttgaacctctcctctttttttagctcCTTCTTCCCATCAATTTCTTTCTTCTGTACCcacatattttctaaggttgttgtcacactttttttcttctcttgtagcagtgctgcttttgccttcttcttaccaATTGGCCTTGTCAGTGCATTATCTTCTATGCCTTGAACCTCACCTTCTCCTAattcacttggtaaacttgcacTTGGGCCAGCATTTGAGcttgtcttctgcttcttgttagatgttttaccaacagccaattcatcaattttagcaagccattttggttgtgttctcagcttattccagcaatgcatgaactggaATGCTTTTTGATGTTCGTCTTCAGACTTGTACAAAGCACATGCCTCTGCAACCTGCACACACCAACATCCAAGGGAtattcatatatgatatataaacATAAAATAGTCGAAATAAAACCTGGTACTGCATAGTGAGTAAAGTACCTTATCTTGTATTGTAGTACCACTCTGACGTCTTAACTCAATTCGTGATAGACATCCACAAAATTTGTTCACACATTTTTGTATGGTCTCCCACCGATGCATGAGCGAATTCATGGTACGCGTAGAGGGGC containing:
- the LOC117861520 gene encoding uncharacterized protein, whose product is MHLVLDSSSDDDSDDFLISITHVAVNANESDDETKHRGSIIGHQVLQRDRQTGHQRLYQDYFSDDPTYGHSYFRRRFRMRRTLFVRIWNAVEQHDEYFVQKRNAAGVLGLSSPQKITAAFRMLTYGVVADAIDDYIRIGESTAIESLRRFVSFVVEIFGDEYLRSPNEDDTARLLAIGESRGFPAEGQAPKVNYTINNNEYAMGYYLADVIYPSWATIVKSIPEPQGSKKKYFATAQEACRKDVERAFGVLQSRFAIVRGAARFWDQDTIGQIMRACVIMHNMIVENERDEGLCHYAQHDS